Sequence from the Deltaproteobacteria bacterium CG11_big_fil_rev_8_21_14_0_20_49_13 genome:
CCGGGCTCTTTGACGTAAGCCACATGGGCGAGTTCGATTTTTCAGGACCCGATGCGCTTGAATGCGTTCAATATCTCACGACCAACGACGCCTCAAAACTCGCCGACGGACAGGCGGTTTATTCACTCCTCCCAAACGACAGGGGTGGGCTTGTCGATGACGTCATAGTCTACAGGTTTAACTCCCAGCATCTGATGCTTGTCGTCAACGCCGCAAACATAGACAAGGACTGGGCATGGGTAATGTCTCACAAAAAGGGAAACGTTACGGTCACGAACAAGAGCGATAACTTCGGTCTCATCGCGCTACAAGGGCCGAAGGCTGCCGAGATACTTAGACCGTTAACGGATATAAACCTCGACACATTGAAGCTCTTTCACTTTGCATCGGGAAAGGTAGCCGGAAAACCCAACTGCATAGTCGCCCGCACGGGTTATACCGGAGAGGACGGCTTTGAGATCTTCTCTGGCCCTTCGGACGCAAGCGACATCTGGAGCTCTCTCATAGAGACAGGAAGGCCAAGGGGCCTAAAGCCGATAGGCCTCGGCGCAAGGGATACCCTTCGCCTTGAGATGAGATATTCTCTCTACGGACACGAAATAAATGACGAGACAAATCCCTTCGAGGCAGGTCTTTCATGGGTCGTTAAGATGGACAAGCCCGGCGACTTCATGAGCAAGGAGATTTTCGAAAAGATAAAGGCAGAAGGCCCAAAAAGAAAATGCGTAGGTTTTAGAATGGTTGATCAGGGTATCCCGAGAGAGGGCTACAAGATCTTTACGCATGACGCTCAACGCAATACGCATGACGAAATAGGGCGCGTCTGCTCCGGCACAATGTCCCCCTCTTTACAAAAGGCGATAGGCACTGGCTATGTCCCCGTCGCCGTCTCACAGATAGGTTCTAAAATTCTTATTGACATAAGAGGAAACAAAAGATTAGCTGAAATCGTTGATACGCCGTTCTATAAAAAACGTTAACGTCATTGCGAGCGTAAGCGAAGCGATCCCCCGAAGGAGATTGCTTCGTCGCATACGCTCCTCGCAATGACTCACAGTGGAGGCAACTATGGAATTTCCCGATGACATAAAATACACAAGGGAACACGAATGGGTACGAATAGAGGGCGAATTGGCCACGGTCGGGGTCACAGACTACGCTCAGGAGCAGATGGGAGATGTGGTCTACGTCGAACTCCCCAACGAGGGCGAATTGGTGGCAAAGGGCGATGCCTTTGGAGTTGTCGAATCGGTCAAGTCGGTCTCCGACGTCTACGCCCCCATATCAGGGAAGATAATCGAAGTGAACGACCCCTTAAAAGAGAACCCCGAGATCATCAACGCCGAACCTCACAACGAGGGTTGGATTGCCAAGATCGAGCTTTCGGACAGAACGGAACTTGACGATCTCTTAAGCGCAAAGGATTACGAAGCTTTCGTTAATGAAGAAAAGGCATAAGCATCATCAAGCCCGCTCATCCTGAGCCAGTTGAAGGATGAACAAATTAAAATGAGATACCTCCCGCACACTGAATCCGAAATAACTGAAATGCTAAAGGTTGTCGGCGCGAAAAACGTCGATGACCTTTTTACTTCCATTCCCAAGGATCTGCGCTTCAAGAGCCCTTTGAACCTTCCTAGATCGATGTCGGAGATGGAGCTGGTCTCGCATTTAAAGGAGCTTTCGGAAAAGAACAACTCTTCTGCCTCGTCGTTCCTCGGAGCCGGCGCCTACAGGCACTACGTCCCGGCGGCTGTAAAGGCGGTCGTCTCCAGGAGCGAGTTCGTAACACCATACACGCCTTATCAGCCGGAGATAAGCCAGGGAACCCTTCAAACGATATTCGAATATCAGACGATGATATGCCGCATATTTGAAATGGATGTGACGAACGCCTCACACTACGACGGATCGACATCAACGGCAGAGGCCGCTCTTCTTGCAACAAAGTTGACCAAGAGAAAAAAGATACTCGTTGCAGACACAGTTCACCCCGAATACCGCGAGGTAATAACGACCCTTTTAAGGCCATCGGGCACCGAGATCGTGCTGGTACCACACACAGAATCCGGCACCATTGACAGGGAATTTCTCAAAGCCGCCTGCAATAAAGAAGCGGCCGGGTTCATTGCGGGATACCCCAACTTCTTCGGCGTTGTTGACTCCCTTCCGGAACTTGCCGATATCGCCCATTCATCCGGCGGCCTTTTTATAACCAGCACACCGGAACCCATAAGCATGGGGCTCATTGAAGCCCCCGGGAAACTTGGCGCCGATATAGTATGTGCCGAAGGACAGAGCTTTGGCTGCGGTCTTAATTTTGGCGGCCCATATCTTGGAATTTTCGCGGCAAAGGATAAATATCTCCGCTCGATGCCGGGACGCATCGTCGGCGAAACGGTCGATA
This genomic interval carries:
- the gcvT gene encoding glycine cleavage system protein T, with product MKRTPLYNDHIKLKGKMVEFGGWEMPVLYSGVIDEHNTVRTSAGLFDVSHMGEFDFSGPDALECVQYLTTNDASKLADGQAVYSLLPNDRGGLVDDVIVYRFNSQHLMLVVNAANIDKDWAWVMSHKKGNVTVTNKSDNFGLIALQGPKAAEILRPLTDINLDTLKLFHFASGKVAGKPNCIVARTGYTGEDGFEIFSGPSDASDIWSSLIETGRPRGLKPIGLGARDTLRLEMRYSLYGHEINDETNPFEAGLSWVVKMDKPGDFMSKEIFEKIKAEGPKRKCVGFRMVDQGIPREGYKIFTHDAQRNTHDEIGRVCSGTMSPSLQKAIGTGYVPVAVSQIGSKILIDIRGNKRLAEIVDTPFYKKR
- a CDS encoding aminomethyl-transferring glycine dehydrogenase; its protein translation is MKMRYLPHTESEITEMLKVVGAKNVDDLFTSIPKDLRFKSPLNLPRSMSEMELVSHLKELSEKNNSSASSFLGAGAYRHYVPAAVKAVVSRSEFVTPYTPYQPEISQGTLQTIFEYQTMICRIFEMDVTNASHYDGSTSTAEAALLATKLTKRKKILVADTVHPEYREVITTLLRPSGTEIVLVPHTESGTIDREFLKAACNKEAAGFIAGYPNFFGVVDSLPELADIAHSSGGLFITSTPEPISMGLIEAPGKLGADIVCAEGQSFGCGLNFGGPYLGIFAAKDKYLRSMPGRIVGETVDTDGKRGYVLTFATREQHIRREKATSNICSNEALCATTAAVYLAMLGKEGLKKLAELNFNKAEYAKSVMRGASCVMRFSGPTFNEFVVTLKRPAEEATHALAKKNIFAGVPLSKWYPQYKNELLVCVTELNSKEEIDTLAKELSPLL
- the gcvH gene encoding glycine cleavage system protein H, which codes for MEFPDDIKYTREHEWVRIEGELATVGVTDYAQEQMGDVVYVELPNEGELVAKGDAFGVVESVKSVSDVYAPISGKIIEVNDPLKENPEIINAEPHNEGWIAKIELSDRTELDDLLSAKDYEAFVNEEKA